From Hypomesus transpacificus isolate Combined female chromosome 3, fHypTra1, whole genome shotgun sequence:
GAAATGACTGGTGGAGGCACATTTTAACACTCTCAGATGCAACAAAGCTCTGACAAAATCAGCTCCTGAGATAAATGTATTCCTTTGTTGTCTACAGTAGTGCTTTTGGTGGGGGACATGCACCACTTTAATCTGTTGATAATGAGGTCTCTTGATCATCTAGCTGGACTTCTTGTGTATTGACTTTTTGTGAATTGAGGTGTGGCATGGAATGTGTGTCCATATGTGTATTGGGGGATGACATTAGCATTAGCTAATCACATTCAAAGTGTAATTGTGTGTAAGTGTCTTCACAACAGCAGCATACAACATAAAAAATAGGAGTTGCATGATAAACATGTTAGTTTGTTTTTACTCAACTTTAAACTTAGTAAACTggcaaagtaaattccttgtctgtgcaaactttcatggcgaataaatcccattctgattctgattctgattatttTCTTTCATATTCCAGGGGCAACCAACCATGGGAAGCAAGACTCTTCCATCCCCAGTCCCGCTCCACCCCCCCCTACAGCTGGCCAACTACTCCTTTCTCCAGTCCTCCACTGGCATCCAGCTCCCCATGGAGCAGACCCCTGGCATCTACAGCTTCAGTGCCCTTCATGCCATCCACCTCCATCAATGGACTCTAGGCTACCAGCCCTTCACCCTGCCCCGTGGCACTTTCTCCAAGCTGCCTGCCCTCATGGATGGCTGTTTATCCCCCATTCCCATCTTCCCCCACCTGCTCCATCCCAAGCTGGACTATGCCTCTGCCACAACAACAGTGGGTTTGCTTCAGGGCTTGAAGAACAAGCCTCGCTTTGACTTTGCCAACCTGGCAACAGCTGCCACCCAGGAAGACCCTCTTAAGGACCTGAGCCTTACCGGGGTGTTGGCAGCATCGCCTGGCCATGCGGCTGCAGGGGGCTGTCTCCTGGATGCAGCCAAGCTCTGCTCCCCTGAGCGCAAGCCCAGTCGAGGACGGCTGCCATCAAAGACGAAAAAGGAGTTTGTGTGCAAGTTCTGTGGCCGACACTTCACCAAGTCTTACAATCTGCTGATCCACGAGCGAACACACACCGACGAGAGGCCCTACACCTGCGACATCTGCCACAAAGCCTTCCGGAGGCAGGACCATCTCCGGGATCACAGGTGGGAGGATTCATTCTTCAATAAGAAATGCTGTATTTTTATGCAGTTTAAAAATATTTGGAATTTAGTTGTGCATGGACAACAATACGGGTTATTCCGTATAATCTTTAGTTCTTAAAAACCTTCACGTAGCCTAACAGACAGTCCTATATACAAGACAATCTCAAAACTAATAGCAAAGTACTATAAATAGTATTGTACTGTATAGTAACTTGGAAACATGTGCTGCAGTTTCCAGTTATGTAGACACACATACCCCATAGCGGTGGTATGTGTGAGACAACCTTTAAAGAGATCAGAAGTTATCTGGTAATAACACTGAATGTTTCTGAATTCAAGTCGTTTTTTTATTGGATGACATAATAGGGTGATTTCATTTTACTTGCGAAGGGATGTTTTAGATTTAAATGTGCTGCtatatctttgtctctctctgtctctgtctctcctaggTACATTCACTCCAAAGAGAAACCCTTTAAGTGTCAAGAGTGTGGAAAGGGATTTTGTCAGTCAAGGACTCTGGCTGTCCACAAAACATTACACATGCAGGTCAAAGAATTAAAGACACCAAAGTTCAAATGAAACCCCCCAGGATTAAATAAATAAGACAAATAACAGGAGGCACTGTGAAGGACCAAATCAGAACACAACTGAAGATGTTTTCAAGCTCAAGTGTCAGAAGTCTTCTAAATACAGTATCTTTCCAACACAGAGTGTGATGCTAAAATATGTTACAGTGAAAAGAACACCACTGTGTCTCACCTGTAAGATGTTCTTATTTATGGACTTTGGAAAACCCTGGATCTATTGCTTATACACAACATTTAACTCCATTGAACTATTGTAGCTGCTTATTCTAAGTGTTGATCCAAACATAAAGAGATGGTCAAGTCTTACGCATTTTTTGTAAACAGCACAAAAAACGGTTAAAGCCATGCAGGCATAGTTGCCTTTTCTTCCTAAAAACATTCCAATGATACTTTTGTACAGATATCTTTTCATAATTATATTTTTGCACTTTAAGCTGATTACTCATTATCTACATATATCACTGGATTCCttattttaaaaataaatagtcATTTTCTAAACAAAATACATGTTATATTTTAAATTGTGATTTATTagcaaaaataaaaatgtccttattttattattaaaaacattttgctGATATGGATCCCTTGCTTGAAAGTTTTTGTGACATTTCAGAAGTGTTAAGTGTCCTGTATGTGAAAGCATGTGAGAAAGATACACTGTGTGGCCAACAGTTTGTGGACTGCATTCAGTATACAAACACCTGCTTGTTGAACCTCTCATTCCACTCTGCCTTCTCTTTTCTGGGAAGACTTTCCAACGGTGAGTATATGATGTAAGCATAAATATAGCTACATTGTGCTGTAACAGGTTAACAGCTGTGTGCtggataaaaatatatatagacgTTTTCAACATGCAGTAGTTAGGAAAtgggtgtcctgtgtgtccatAAAAAAATGGTGAATTTATACTCTTCACACTGTACCTACGTAATTTCCCACTATTTCATAGTTTCACAAGCTATTGATCAGGAAGACTCAACATGATGCTGTGGTCATCACTGTGGGGAAACAACGTGTGGAGCCCTATGTGCAGTTGCAATTCATGTGGTCAATCAATGTCTGGCATCGGTCTAATAAACTTGACCTACGTCACACAAGTCAGTCAACAGAGGTAGGTCCATTTACACAGAAAGCTTTTTACCCAGTTTTCTCCAGGTTATTTATTCTagcatatatatttttatatttgtgTATTCATTTTAGACAGGCTAGTGTAAAGTAGCATACATCCAAACCATACAACCAAACCATCAAATTGATGCTTGTAACAACATGAAAGATTTAATATAACTACAATAATTTGTATGTAGGAGATGCTCGCCTATTCTTTATAAACCCCTATACAATTTAACCAATCTTGACCCTAAACCGATTCTACAATTGCATTCTAGTTTTTACATAAATATTTGCTCTACATCACCTATCTTATCAcgcaaaaaaagtatttttataTGATGTAATGGTCTGTCATGTGGCAATGTAAATATTTTGCTGTGGTTAATTGGTATTATGCAATTGAACCTGTGGGCCTTTTCACAATTTACATTTTGAATTGAAAACAAATATTACTGTAGAGGCTTCAACATGGCTAtaaacactgtctctctcacaaatCCTTGGTCTACTTGACACTCTTTATATAATCTACTGACAGGTTATGTATAACCTGTTGTTGTGATATCGTATTGTGGTAGAGGCTAGCACAGAGACCAGACAGCTGTGAAGCAGACTCTGGCAAGGTCATGCAGGGTCAAGGTCAAGGTGGCCTGCTGACCATTTCCCTTCTGTCTACAAAAAGGGATGCCAAGGACATTTTTTAAGTTGTGGTCTGTCTGAATTAATGCGTGTATAAGCTGGCAAGTGTATGACAGTGTGCTAGTGTGTCATAACTGTGTTGGGACAGATTCATTTGGGTCAGTTGTTTAAGTGTCACACTTTATTTTGCCAAGTGTCTGTTGTCATGGTTTTGTATTCATACAACTGTTGAACTTCTCATCATTGTTGTCTGACATTTCTAATGAAGAACTGATGATGAGATTGATAGTAATTTAGGCTTTGCAGAATAAGTAGTCACAATACATCCTTCCAACTATCAGGATTTTGTCATCTGAGTAATTTTGCAGTAGGAAGGCCACAGAGCGTCCAGGGGGAAAGAGAGTTCACAGGATGGAGAGCCTTGTTGCTCACCGTTCCTCTAGAAGCCAGGAACTCATCTGTCCATCAACATCTCCCTGGCTCCACTGGGATTGTCCGGGACACGGACAGTGTGAGACAGCTGGCCAGTTTGCTGTGACCTGCATGTGAGAGTACAAGGACGACACAAGAGTCCTTTCTAACCATGCACATTAGTACCCTCCGGAATTAAAACCGATTTAACTCTGTGCCAATATTATCGTGAGTTAATTATTTAATGAAAGAAACTTGAATACACTGACTGTGACGTCCCAATTCATGATTTATTATCTTAACAAAAGACTGGACTACACTGTTGACACTGTTCTTTCCAAACCTATAAACCCTCTACCAAAGTGAAAGTAACCTTAATCAGGTCATGTTTAATAATACCATTTCCTTAAAGAACATGACGTCAGCCATCCAACTGAACAATCGAATAAATTATTGTAATATGTGAGCAGTCACATCCTCTATGTCCAAGCGAGATGTCATACATAACTTCTGTCGAAATGGTGTGATTAAGTGGATGTTCCTCTGGGGTTGGTACGTGGGGTCAGAGAGGAGTTAGGGAGAGGTTCGGGATAGGTCAGGTAGAGGTCAGCGAGAGAAGGTGTAAGTCACATGCTGTAGACGGTAGGGGAAATGCTAACATGTTGAGTGTTTGTGGCCTGAGGGCGGTAGAGGGCGGCAGGATGAGCGGATGAtagactgacagacacagagcCGAGAGGGACCACATCCACCATGTCACCTCCGCCCTGGTTTCCTCTTACACGGAAAAGGGAAACTGGTGTGACACTCAAATATGCCCTTTATCCCCCAATACAGAACAGAGCTCGGTCCAGCCAGGAAGGTAAATTTAGAGCTTGATGAAAATCACTTCCGTGGCATTCAACTTAGAGGGTCTCAGAGAAACACAATGGCCGAAAGACATTTCTCACCTGCAGCCAGAGGTGGGCATGGATGTCCATGGATGTGTTAAAGGTAAGGATCACCTATTCATCCTCCCAGCCACCCTCCTACCCTGCCACAGCCTGCATGAAAACCACTAGTGCATGTTGATGTTGTGCAGCTCAAAACAAATATTACTGACTTGACAAATGAGCTCAAATGTATCTACTATATATTACTTTTATAGGACACCTTTCAAAGGCTAAAATGGCAATCATTTTTAATATGCTCTTAATCCATTTCATAAATCAGTTTTCCAGCCTTCATGGCAGTGCTTTGATGATGCCTATTTGTTATTTGCTGGGAAATTAAAAAGCTGAACAAACTGTTTTGGTTCCTACCTAACACCAATTCTACACAAAGAAACCTGTATTAGGTGCAACAACCTTCCACCATCACTTATATGATATTAATAAAAGTATGGTAGGATTGTTGATAGACTGGTAGGAAAGGTTTAAAATCACTACCATGGACTGCAATTCAATATACCATAACAAGACATATCGTTCTGCAAATGGCCCTCACATTAAATGGGAAACATCTGTATGCAAAAACATGTAAACCTAAACTTTTTGTATGGGGAGTGTGTATGGTAACTCACTGAAGTGAGCAATTGACCCTCAGTTAAAGACCAGGGTTCCTGgatttcctacaggtacactcttgcacttttgaggttcatgttgctTAATTTGTAatctgtttaactacatgctcttatgtgtcttcccattggcacttatttgcttttcacaatgtgtgcttcatgttttggctacccgcaatgtttttggggctatctcgttgtttatgatcgtCGTTTgtttactcggcacggcttttttccttggagctcgacgctactgttcctgttgaactagccaattcaacgttctgacgaattatcttggctggcataaactattaacgtaagttaattataatgtctcacacccactcacattgtcctacatgtgtcattttgttcgaaaagttgactctattagagagtcgcgttcagtcgcttgaggaagaacgtatgctagtaactttagatgcgactggcgcaacatcacagacagggagtcctagcgtgagtgaggactcaagtttagccccaccggtttcacctttgcagcatggtgggagtgggactccgcagacgttagtgatcggtgactccatcactcgtaacattagattggagggaccagcgacagtttactgtgtacctggggccagagctaccgacatagaagctaatcttagggtgctggctagcactagggctaaggcaaatgcccaagctaaggcacatggcgcacgcactgatgataggtatgagaatattgtcattcatgtcggcaccaatgatgttaggctgaggcagtcagaggtcacgaaggttaatattgctcgggcatgtgaccttgctcaaaagatgagtcggcatcgagtaatagtctctggcccactacctgctagggggactgacgagatctacagcaggcttgtctctctcaaccgctggttggctcgcttttgctcagaacagggtttaggatttgtagataattggtctcgtttctgggccaaacctggcttgttgaaaagtgacgggctccatcctagctggagaggtgcttttcttttgtctaggaatattgaagctattctaaagcagacctgacactcactagaacaagccgggctacagtctcttagagagtctgataggtatgttgataggcatgctgtgagctgttggggccccgatagctcagcttgtagtgtagccagggtggttgctgatgttgtttttcccattgagacggtgtcggccccccgccctttttccaaattccggccctcaattattaggaattataccaatttaatatatattcagccttgctcacccgttgctcttccaactcagtttcttgataacagtgccaccttttcagaagtattatctacgtctaaagctgccaaaaacccatactggaatgttgggctcctaaacatcagatctctatccacaaaggccgttttgattaatgatctgatgtctgactgcagcctggacctgattggtttcaccgaaacctggctaaaacctgatgaatatttccccctgaatgaagcttcgcctcctgattttgcgtattcacacatccctcgtgtttcaaagaaaggtggtggtgttgctatgttatataaagctagcttcaacctcagcctaaaatctgtcaatacctttaaatcatttgagataatttgtatgaaaccaccaactactttaaaaaggactaattctactactgttgccccccctccttcgttttgtatagttactctataccggccccctggcccatactccctcttccttgaggaatttgctgattttagtgctgatcttgtgacatacactgacaatatcttaattatgggtgattttaacattcatgtcgatgacccaaaagatcctctaagtaaggcctttactgctcttatggattccacaggtctcactcaggtggtttctaaacctacccatcttcactcgcatacattggatttagttctcacgcggggaatcaagattagtgatgtcattgttcatacccacaatcctatattatcagaccactgcctggtaacctttaaaatggatctctgccagagccttggaggcacccagaatatttctattagccgctgcttaaccccaaatacagctctggaactggctagtattctacccgctgcactagaagcacttgatgtcccgaataaatcattaaatgctaaaacaagggatctgaatttggttcttcagcaatccctagattctgttgctccactcaaaccaaggaaaataatagacaagaaactggctccatggtattcagaggaaacccgcactctcaagaggtccactagaaaattagagcgtaagtggcgtaccactaaattggaggttttccgcctggcctggaaggacagccaaatagagtacaagcaagtcctcatcaggtccagatcagaatatttctctaagttgattagtaagaacaaacacaacactaagttcctatttgatactgttgcaaaactcactaagaaaagtacactctgtgttagttcagatctctctcccaatgatttcttagatttctttgaccaaaaaatctatgcaataagggacaaactacagactagtcctggaggagtggccatcaacactgattttccctctgtacccagcattctgcatgttgagactctcactcactttaaccctatttctatggaagcattcatcaagctgatagattcctcgaaacccactagctgccttctcgatcccctccctgccaaactttgtagggaacttctccatattattggaccgcccatgcttagtattattaatgaatctcttgtaactggacaagtccctgacgatttcaaacaagctattatcaagccccttcttaaaaaaccaaacctggatccaggttgtcttagcaattacaggcccatttcaaatttgccatctctctccaaaattttggaaaaagctgtggcaaaacagctcactgagcacctctcctcaaatcagctctatgaacctctccagtctggatttc
This genomic window contains:
- the osr1 gene encoding protein odd-skipped-related 1, with the protein product MGSKTLPSPVPLHPPLQLANYSFLQSSTGIQLPMEQTPGIYSFSALHAIHLHQWTLGYQPFTLPRGTFSKLPALMDGCLSPIPIFPHLLHPKLDYASATTTVGLLQGLKNKPRFDFANLATAATQEDPLKDLSLTGVLAASPGHAAAGGCLLDAAKLCSPERKPSRGRLPSKTKKEFVCKFCGRHFTKSYNLLIHERTHTDERPYTCDICHKAFRRQDHLRDHRYIHSKEKPFKCQECGKGFCQSRTLAVHKTLHMQVKELKTPKFK